GCTGTTTGTCCTCAACTGTGTGTATCACAGCTGTAGCTGCATTGCTAGTGAAAGATCAGGCTGGTGAAATTGATGCTGTGTTCTTACAAGTGTAACATCACAAATTTAAAGGATGGAAGCACTGAAGAGGGTAATGTTCGTGAGGCAACATCTATTCTGTGCAAAATctcacagaaatattaattttggcCTGTAATAAGACTTTACTGTTAGACCAGTGTGTTTTTGCTCATCTTGCTAGTTGATCATCTTGCTAAGCCTCAATCTCTTCTGTAACAAGGTTTCAAAAGTGTAATCCTGACTGAGTATAAAATTTAGTGTGTGACTTTTGCCTTGGATGTGGTGTGCCGTTTGCAGATGTACAAGCATTCCAATAACAAGACCATGACTACTGGGGCTATTGCAGCAATGCTGTCCACGATCCTGTACTCCCGACGTTTCTTCCCTTACTACGTTTACAACATCATTGGTGGACTTGATGAGGAAGGTAAGACTGGAAGAGACTAAGGAAATGTTACTAGTACAACTgcacttatttttattcatgcCTTTCATTGTGGTAGAGATTCTTAAATATGAAGACCTACTCCAGAGAGGTTCCTCTAAAGAGACTTTTAAATGTTAACTAATCcctaatgaaaataatgactTCTGTGTGGAAGCTACAGTGCAATGTAAAGGACTTCCTTGAGGCTGGCCAGGTGCTGTGTTTTCACCAGAATGTCCTCATGAAACTGATGCTTCAGAGAATCTTTTTGGATTGtgattatgtatttttttttctttaagggaaGGGAGCAGTCTATAGCTTCGATCCAGTAGGCTCGTACCAGAGAGATTCTTTCAAAGCAGGTGGATCAGCAAGTGCCATGCTGCAGCCCTTGCTTGATAACCaggtaaaataattttagtgtTTGGGTTTTATGATCTCAGTGAAGATTTGTGACATTCAAATTAATGTAGTTTTACTTTTGAGGAAGAATACTTTTGAAAGAAGGTTTAAATGTACTACAGGTATTATTAATCCTAccaaaataaattcacaaattGTGTGCTTCCACCCTCTCAGGAGAAGTCCAAAAGTGCTGCTTTTGGATTCTCTTAAGGTTTTTAATAAGCTACAGGGGGctctctgtttaaaatatagttaaatgttttaattgagAAATTGCTTCCCACagaagcttgtttttttttttttttttttttgttttgttttgttttgtttgtttgtttttttgttttttccatcgTCTGATAATGTAAATATGCCTATTACTTACCATGAAATAATTCTAAATTAAGATAATAGAATTAATTGGggtatttaatgcattttaacacCTTAACTCTGAGATTTTCAAGTTGTGTACAAGTCATTCACTACTTTCTAAAAATGTTCTTGCATAAAACTGCtggaaatttatttaattacatcTGTCAAATAGTTGAATATCTTCATATTTAGTTGAAGCTGTTAACTGTTGAATTAGAGAAACACTAAAGCACATTTTACTCATCTAGTTCTTAGATATTGGTGCTGGTATTGCTAGTCAGTCGAGCCTGATGCCAACACAACTTAAGTGCTTCAAAAAAGCAGTAAGCGCTCTCGCTTTTTGCCAGCTAAGAAAGGAGTAgcatttttccagtttccttaaaaatccagtttctcagatttgtttcagtttttaagcATCATTAACTGgagagaataaaacattttctgccataagttgtgttatttttttataatttctgaatTTGAGGAAGAGTAAATGACTCTTCCAATTCTAACATTTACTTAATggctaaaatatatttaatgggGCAGATCATGCTCTACTATGggctattattttaaattctaggTGCATTTAGGAAAACTTGCTTCTAAGAAATGCTGTAACTCTGAAATGACTGGAGAAAGGGCTTGTGTGCAGTTCTGATGCTGCTAACCCAGCGAGAAGTTTCTGAACAAACAGATCAGTATCTTGCATATGCTGAATAGTGGTAGGAGAGGCTATGCTTTATACTAGATCTGCTTCCGTTTACTTATGTATGAATATCAGCATAGGTAAAGTTCTGATCACGCAGCTATAAACTGTATGGAGTACTGCTTTTGCcaactctgtttttaaaacagactaatcatttctttttaagttgtCTAAATCTGCTCGTTCTAGTGCAGAGATTGAAACAGTTTTCGTGCTAGATGGAATgtacttcatttaaaaagcattttcatctcttcttaGATTGGCTTCAAGAACATGCAAAATGTGGAGCATGTACCTCTGACCCTGGAAAAGGCTTTGCAGCTGGTTAAAGAtgtctttatttctgctgctgagagAGATGTATACACTGGTGATGCACTTAAGATTTGTGTGGTCACAAAAGATGGAATTAAAGAGGAAACCATCCAATTACGGAAAGACTAATTCAGTTCACATACAAACATGTAATCTATGGAATACAATTTAACTGTATCGTGAAGATGTTTGTCTTATTAAATTTTTTCAAGAAGTTTGACTACTGTAATGCCGAGTATTTTCTGTCTGGTAGAAGTGATAGTGGTGTTTTTGGTGTGGGggttttttgttgattttttagAAACCCAAACAATTTGTGGCGAGGATGATATTAAGTGTTTGTCTAGGTCAATTTGGTTCATCTCATCCTCATCTATTAATCGATCTAATTACATTGTCAATTTAATCCTCTTCTTGCCGTCCTATATGCTACAACATGGAGGATTGTGAACTTGCTAAAATTAGATTGACAGCTTTTCTGATGATGCTTTCTGTTCAGCCTTGGTTTAGTGAGAAAAgcatttgttgtgtttgttcCTGCTGTCTTCTCCGTACTTCATAGCTTACTTTTCCCATCTTCTTGTTTATCTTTCTGACGTGCTGTTCTGGCATCTGAcctctctgtatttatttacagatgATAAATCTGAGTTGCCTGAAACAAATTTATCTGCATAAGAGGGAAGGATGATACATGGAACTTTTCAAAGTTTAGCCCTGAACTCAGCATCTTGACTCACCTCCACATTTGTATTTGGTTGGTGTCCAAAACGGAAGCAGCGTCCTTTTCTGGCTTCTGATGGATAATAGCTTAGTGCGGAGATTCCTGGAAGCCTGTTAACATTGAGGGTGAAGCTGTCAGTCCTACTAGCTTTTGATTCTTGGGAAACTGCAGCAAGCATAGACAGTCAGATCCATGTGAATCTGGCTTGGGTACTAGGACTTTCAAAAAAGCAGAGATGAGTAATCAAGGGCAGAATCATCTCTTGTACAGGAATTTATTCAGTCTCTACCCATTCAGAAAAggacatataaaaaaaatatctctttgcTTGAGGTGCCATGCTTGATCTTTataaaaacaattctgtttgagCCTGCAATAAGCTTGTGGCTTGTTTGAAGGTGGCTGACTGCCTTGGGTGCAGCATTGTGGGTGTCGTGcaattttttttagctttggcTAGTCTTCATCAATGATGGTCGTTTCCGGCTTTCTGGACAGTTCAAACAGCAGGTAACTCTGACACCAACAGTGAAACACGTGGTGTGTTTCAAAGGACTCTGGATGTGTTTAGGAAATCCAGTGAGTGACAACTTGAGCACTTTGGGAAGCTGCTACTGCTCATGAAACCCTTTGACCACTGGGTGCCACTATTGGGCCGCTATTCCCACTGAGGGAACAGCTCATCCCAGAGGGATCAGCAGCAGTAAAGGGACACAGCATCCCGGGCTGAAGTCACTTGATCCCACAAGTCAGAACTTCCAGGCACATTCCAGTAACTTACAGGGATGCTTGAGATTATTTGCAAAAGCCATCTTAAACGGGCACAGTTAGTTGTAGAACTGATTTTGTAGCTACAGGCTGTGCCTTACTGAGCAAATCAAACACTGTGCAGTAATTCCAAGAACTAAAACCTTGCATCTACTTGAAACGCAAACCTGAAATGCTAAACTAAGTACACACTGTTActtcaataaattaaattaaagcacCTTCAGCTCAGCTATCTTTGATACCAATTCCATGCTGATTTGCTAAAGTGTCTCATGAAAAATGTTAGTTTTGCACAATTGCTGGACTCCAGTGAGACTGGATAGTACTAAAGTTGCAGTGGTAAGCAGCTCACGCTAACATGTTGGCATGCCTGCCTTTTGGACAGCTCTGTTTCCAATATGCAAAACAGTTACTAAGGAAAGGCAACAAACAAGGATCTAATTTGTACCTGAATGAATTTAATGTTCTTGATAGATGCCAAATGTGTAGGAGAGTTGCACTGATTCAATTTAAAAGACTGATTTCGAATTTGGATGCTCGTAATTCAAAGGTGAAGTTTATATGAAAACTAAATGCACGTCCAACAGACGTAAAGAATTACGTGTTCTAGTTTGAGGTGTCTAGGCTTGTCTCGGTAAGTTGTTTCAGGAGGAATGCCAGGTGATTTGAGTGTTCAGGTCAGAGGGGAGATACAGCAGGTACTGAGGATATATGTTTTCTTGCTACTGGGCACCAGTGCTGTCCGGTTGGAGCACTGGTGCAGACGAGATGGCCATTTTGTGTCCTTCTCAGTTCTCCTGTGGAGTACGTCTGGCTGAAGAACCAGCAGGGGATGAGAGCTTTTACACAGGCTTGTTGGACATGAAATACCAATGTCATTTTTTCAGGAATTCCCTGACTTTTCACAACCCTCCTTAGTTTTGTGCTGGTACTTTGTGTATATAAATCAGGTCTGTAGCCGTGTTGCACTGTCTACCATGTCAATTAATGCTTTATGAAGTACTGTGAGCACTATCTAGTTACACAGCTGCCCAGGGTGGTACACTGTGGAGGTACAGCAAGGCAAAACaaatagaagaataaaataataagaataagaagaataaatagaataatACCACTCACAGTTCCTAGAAGCAGAGGTCTGGCATTGGCAGTTCTACTTGGCTAGGGATGAGATGTCTCTCTTAGACTTTGatggaagagaagggagaagaaaaacgTTTGTCTTGCAATACCCTTTAGTATTAAGTTACACATGTGTTTCAAaagccagctgtgctgcagaattTGGTTAATCTTGGCACAAGCGCTTTTAACCACCCTGATCAAGTGCTTGCAAGTGACATGGCAAAAGAGCAAGTGCACAAAGCCGCGACAGCGAGCTCCTCTTCGTCTGGAGCAGTACTAACCCAGTCCTTCAGATGGCAATAGTTAGCTGCTCCAGCTGGCCTCACCACCGTTACACACGGGGTGGGTAAAAATAGTCATGCAGACTTCACCCGTTTCCCACTGTAACGTGCTTCGCAGTAGTGTTTATTGAGGGGATGGGAGGCTTTATTTTGATCCCAGCCAAATGGCAGCACACTGTTGCTTATATAAGGGACGGCGCAAGGTCAGAATCAGCCCTGACGACTAGGTTTGTAAGGAAGTAGACCCTGCTTTATTTTAGACACATGTTTTCAGCAGGATTGTTTATGTGTCAAATCCATTTTGTGTACAGGGGAGGGGGCTTGTTATTATGGAAAGTGAAAGTGCTTGACAGGGCATATATACCGCATCCGTGCTTCTAGAGCTAGTTCACTGTGTCACTGCTGCGTGGAGGATAAGTTGAATTTCCCTTTATTAAGGTGA
The nucleotide sequence above comes from Aythya fuligula isolate bAytFul2 chromosome 3, bAytFul2.pri, whole genome shotgun sequence. Encoded proteins:
- the PSMB1 gene encoding proteasome subunit beta type-1 — encoded protein: MLAAATATAGMLPGLGPQGAALQYRFSPYTFNGGTVLAIAGEDFCIVASDTRLSEGYAIHSRDSPKCYKLTERTVIGCSGFHGDCLTLTKIIEARLKMYKHSNNKTMTTGAIAAMLSTILYSRRFFPYYVYNIIGGLDEEGKGAVYSFDPVGSYQRDSFKAGGSASAMLQPLLDNQIGFKNMQNVEHVPLTLEKALQLVKDVFISAAERDVYTGDALKICVVTKDGIKEETIQLRKD